The nucleotide window GCTACACCGAGCAGGAAAAGACCGTCATCACCCGCCGCTACATCATCCCGCGCCAGATCAAGGAAAACGGCCTGAACGACGACGAGCTGGTCATCAGCGACAAGCTGGTGTCCAAGGTGGTGCGCGAATACACCCGCGAGGCGGGCCTGCGCAACGTGGAGCGCGAGATCGGCACCCTGTGCCGCAAGATGGCCCGCAAAAAGGCCGAGGGCGAGAAGGGGCCGTTCAAGATCACGGCCAAGAACCTGTACACCCTGCTCGGCCCGCCGCGCTTCCTGGACGACGAGAAAGAGCCCTCCCTGCCGCCGGGCGTGGCCGTCGGCCTCGCCTGGACCCCGGTGGGCGGCGAGATTCTGCACATCGAAGTGACCACCATGCCCGGCAAGGGCAAGCTGACCCTGACCGGCAAGCTCGGCGACGTGATGAAGGAGTCGGCCCAGGCCGCCCTGTCCATCGCCCGCGCCCGCGCCGACGTCTACGGCATCGACCCCAAGTTCGCGGACAATCTGGACATCCACGTCCACGTGCCCGCCGGGGCCACGCCCAAGGACGGCCCGTCCGCCGGCGTCACCCTGGTCACCGCGCTCATCTCGGCCCTGACCGACACGCCGGTCTCGCCCGACCTGGCCATGACCGGCGAGATCAGCCTGCGCGGCCGCGTCCTGCCCGTGGGCGGGGTCAAGGAAAAAATCCTTGCCGCCGTGTCGCGGGGCATGAAGAAGGTCCTCATCCCGGCCCAGAACAAGAAGGACCTGGCCGAGATACCCGACGAGCTGCTCAAGAGGATCACCATCAAGACCATCGAGAAGGTCGACGAGATTTGGCCCCAGGCCAAAATGAAATAAAGCGGCTTCCGATAGCCTTAACGTTGTTGTGAAGAAGGCCGCCCTTGTGGGCGGCTCAGATCGATGACGAAGTCCAACCTGACAGGCTGCCGAGAAATGGTCAGCTGCTAGGCGCAAAAAAAAAGGCAAGGCCGACGCGTATATGCAATACGCGAGGGTTTGCCTTTTTTGCAGCAACGACGCAGATGGCCGTTTGTCGGCAGCCTGGGCCGCCCTTGTGGGCGGCTTTTTTGCGTGACCTGCTAAAGGCCGACGGCCTCCCTCCCTGGAAGCCAGATGTCCTGTTTGCGCCTGTCCTCGGCCTCCACCGCCCTGGTGCGGGCCACAGCCACCGCCTTGACGTCGTGGGCGTAGACGGCCTCGGCCAGGAGCCCGGCGCGGCGGGCCACGCCGTCCGGCACCGGAGGCTTGTTGTACTTGGCGCGCAGCCCGACGTCGTCGGCCAGGGCATTGGTGAGCATCACCAGGTCGCCCGCCTGAGGCAGGTCCGGGTTCAGGGCGAAGCATTGGGACAGGGCGCGCATGCAGTCCCACCATTGCCCCTGCTCGTAATAGGCCCGGGCCAGGTTGTAATAGAGGTGATCGTCGGCCTCGGTGTACTTGAGCGCCCGGCGGTAGCAGATGACCGCCCCGTCCAGGAAACCGATCTTGCGCAGCCGGATGCCGAACTCGTTGAACAGGAACTGGTCCTTGCCCGGGAAGGGGGCCTTGACCCGGATCAGCTCGCGTATCAGGTTGCGGCCCCGCGTGCTCAGGCCCGCCAGGATGTACTCCACACCCAGCTCGAACAGGCCGCGTACGTTGACCTCGTCGAGGCAGAGCACGGACCGCCCGGACTCAGGGCCGCACCCGTCGCCCGCCAGCCGGTAATCGTGCCGCTTGACGGCGGACAGCATGCGGTCCTCGAAGACCGATACCTCGGGAGTGTAGTCGGACAGCAGCTCGTCGGCGGAGATGATCGCCTCGGCGTGGAAGGGAAGGAAGTCCCCGTCCACGCCCCGGACGCCGTAGGCGGAGCCCCCCACCTGGCGGACGAGCCAGTAGTGGGCGTGCCCGTGGCCGACAAGGGTGGTGCCCCGGATGACGTTCCGGGATTTGCTGGTGGAGAAGACGCAACAGATGTGGCCGATGTCGCCCCGGCCGCGCCGGAACCGGGAGCGCTCCCTGCCGTCCAGGGAAACGTGCGAGTCCTTGCTCATGGGAATACCTTCCGCAGGGCTGCCCCATGTCCGGCCCAGTCCGCCCGCCATGCGCGTTTTCCCCTCGCGCCGGGCAGGCGTCTCACGACGTCGCCGAACACGGTGCTGCAACCCTTCGTGCGTCCGGGCTCCCGCAAGACACCGACGCGATTACAGTCGAAAATCCGCTTCCGGGCAGGTGCCCGGA belongs to Pseudodesulfovibrio portus and includes:
- a CDS encoding tetratricopeptide repeat protein yields the protein MSKDSHVSLDGRERSRFRRGRGDIGHICCVFSTSKSRNVIRGTTLVGHGHAHYWLVRQVGGSAYGVRGVDGDFLPFHAEAIISADELLSDYTPEVSVFEDRMLSAVKRHDYRLAGDGCGPESGRSVLCLDEVNVRGLFELGVEYILAGLSTRGRNLIRELIRVKAPFPGKDQFLFNEFGIRLRKIGFLDGAVICYRRALKYTEADDHLYYNLARAYYEQGQWWDCMRALSQCFALNPDLPQAGDLVMLTNALADDVGLRAKYNKPPVPDGVARRAGLLAEAVYAHDVKAVAVARTRAVEAEDRRKQDIWLPGREAVGL